The Sinorhizobium chiapasense sequence GCCGTGGCGATGCTGCCCGGCAAAGGTTGCGCAGGCATATTCCCCCGCCCGATTTGTAGGAGAATCGCCCACCCGCATCAAGCGCAATTACATCCGATGTGAAGCTAACAGCATCAGCTCGATGTAACTGTGGGTTGCTTTATACTGTTCGGCAAGTCAATCGTCGCCTCGGGGCCGCATGCCCATTCCAGCGCCATCGTCTCAAGATCGATCGCGCGAGAGCCTATCGAAGCACGGTTGCGCAACGACTCACCATGCGGGATCACTGTTTCTCCAGAGCGCTTGGTGAGTTCAGTCAACAAGTCGATCATATGAAATCCAGCCGATGACCGCTGCGAGGAGTGCAGACACCGCCTCTCCGCAGGCCCTCCCGGCGACTTCAGTTGCCCCTCACGCCTGGGAGCAGGTGAAAGTCTGATGCCCGCAGCACCGGTGCGGTCTGCTCCACGCTCTGCTATCGTACACTCATGACTAGAGATTCCACAAAAACAACAATTTGGATTGGCGCGCCGATCGATCACGAGTCGGAACGAAAATTCTTGTCATCTATAGTTTCATGGCTCGACCAGCAAAAGACCGCGTCGATCGTTTTTGCCAATATCGAACTGGGAGGTCGTCAAATCGACTGCATAATCGCCACGGCCGATTCAGTTTCAGTCGTGGAAGTGAAGACTAGCCGGCTTCCGATTCGCGGTGATGTCAACGGAACTTGGATGCGGTTGTCCGCGTCTGGCGAGTGGAAAGATTATACGAACGCCTATCAGCAAGCGGTTGGCGCGAAGAACCTAGTGCGCGATGCGATGCAGGCGGCAAAGCCGGTGGGTAACTTCTATCCGGACGGGTACGTCGTATTCACCGCCCCGATCCCGAAAGGATCCGTCGTCACGCCCGGCAATTTCAAGGCGCTCGTCACGACAATCGATCTGTTTCCCCGTCAGCTAAAAACGGTGGGGGCATCACCATGGTCAATCGCGGACTGGGAGGCGTTTGCGCGGAGGCTCAAGTTGAGCTCGGTGACCTTGGACCAAGCTATGGCGGGCACCGAATCGCGCGAGGAGCTTGACCTGCTTGGGCGCTACGCCGCCGCTGTCGCGGCCGAGTATGGACGGGATGGAAAATCCTGGCTCCCCGAGACCGACGATCAACGCACTGAACTCATGAATGCGGCTGCGGCCGATGCGGGGTGCTTCATCAGCGGCCCGTCGGGCTGCGGCAAGTCCCTGATGGCGAAATGGCTCGCGGCGAGCTTCGCTGAGGCAGGGCACCCGACATTTTTTATCGCCGCCAAGAACTTCACCGGCTCGTGGGCCGAGTGCCTGCGCAGGGAGGTTGGGCTTCTCACCGATAGCGCTCCAGCGAAGCTTTATCGCGCAGTCGCGCACTCCGATCGGCCAGTCTTCCTGATCGTCGATGGTGTCAACGAGTTCGGTGCGACGGCCCCGGAGGCGCTCCGTGGTGTCCGGGCACTGGCGAGACGAATGGGGGCACTGCTCGTCATCACCGGTCAAGATGCAAAGCCGGAAGAGTTCGCTGGACTCAGAGGCGTGGCGGTTGCCCGCCCGAGCTTGGAATTGAAGCAACGAATTGCACGGGTGGTGGGAGGGCAACTCACACCGGTCGCTCTGCAGGTGCTCCGGGCCGTGGGATCGGGCATCGAGGCCGGTCTCATCGGGGAAATTGGCGGCGGTCTAAAGGTCAACGTCACCCGCTTGCTTCTGATCGATCAATACATCCGCAAGCGTTTGGCTGGGCACGCGCGGGCTGGATCGTTTGGTTTGAGGCGGCTTGCGAGCTCGCTGCATACGCAGATCGCATTCTCGATGGCTGAAGCGAATTTCGACGATTTCATGCGTGCTGAAGGCCTCGGCTTTGCGGAGTGCGATGCGCTGTTTGCGGTGGGCCTACTGGTACGACGGGCCGGGCGAGTCTCGTTTTCCCATGAGATGATTTTAAATGCATGCGCGGCGTTCGATCTGGCGCGAGCGGCGGCGAGTGATCCCAAAAGCTTTGGGCAGCTGTTGTCGGCGCCGATCCTTGAGCCGATCGCCGGCGACATCGTTGCGGCGATCGAAGATGCTGCGGTCTCTCAAGGCGTCCTCTCCGAGGTGATGAGTTCGTCATTGTTGGGAGATGCGGCGAGAGGACACTTTGGCCCAGTCGCGGCCTCGACCGCATGGGACTTGCTGAACGAGGCGACGGAAGACTGTGTCGACGAAATTCGCAATGCTCGGCTCGAGCTTTCGAAGAAAGGCGATTCCGTCCTAATCAGCTGGGACGAGGCGACTCGGCGTGAGTGGACGCATCCTGAAATGGCAAGGTTCCGAGCTCTCGGCCGTCTTGCCGTTCACGGACCGGGCCTTGAAATCTTCCTGAGGTTATGTGCCGAAATAGATGCCCGGTTAGCAACGGAGCGGCGCCGGTGGGCCGATTTCGCCCGGGACCAGCGATATCCAATCCGAAGCCAAAGCTTCGCCCTGACCTATTATGGGTTCGGTGAATCCGTCGGATTTACCGAAATTGCGCGGTCAACGCGGCGCGGCTTTGAACCTTCATCTAAAGAGAAGCAAGCCTTCCCGATCAAGCTGGAGGAACTAACTTCTGGCCAACTCCATTTTTTCCTGGAAGCGCGGCGGGTGTTCTTCGATGGCAATGATAGTGAATTCGCCGAGCACCTGATTTATCTGTTTCGCGAGCGGTTTCGGTGGGAGCCGTACCATGTCCAGCTCGTCATGCTGAATTCAATCGGCTATGCACGTTGGGCACCGCAGGGGGTGCTTGAACGCCTAATTGAGGCTATCAACTCTCTCGAAGTGAACCCAGCAAACTGGGCCATCAATTCGAGTGTCATCGACGCGCTGAAGATCCTGGGCGCACTCGACGTTGAGGCCGAGGATTCACGGGCGCAGGTCAAAGCCGAGCTGGCGTCTGTGCTTGTTGATGATGAAGATGCCGTCGATAACGATCTTGCTCTGTCGCTGTGTTTGAGGATGTTCGATCATCCGTTCGACTCCATCTATGGCGAGGAGATCTACAAACTGGACGAAGAGTTGCGGCGACGCCTTTATCGCCGCGCACTGCGAGCATCGAACATTAAGAGTTCAACGAACTTGGATTGGCTTGCCAGGGAGGTAGCATCCTTCGGCGATTGTACGGATGCAGCCTTACTGCGGCCACTCACGGCATTGCCAAGCCGGACAAATCCATTTCCGCAGGAAGAATGGGGAAGCTTTGCGACCGCGACCCGGTTTGTTGGTCGACATCATGCCGAGCTAGAGCCGCTTGAACCTACGACTTCGGAAGAAGATTGCCTCATCGCAATTCGCTTTCTGATCTATGCGGTCGAGGCGAAGCGACCAGCGGACGCCGAGGAAGCGCGGCTCGCTTGGGTGCGGCTCCACAAGATGCCCGCTCAGTTGGTCGTCGGTTGCCTGAGCGAGATTCAGAAAGCGCTATGCTATCGGTTTATTCCGAGCGACAGGGTCGATGCATATCCACCACTAGACTTGGTGGCAGCCTATCCGTCGGATTGCCTCTCGGTATCAAGATGCTTCATAGACGACGGGGTCGATGCCCAGTTCTACCATCAGGTTCCGCACAGGGAAGATGGGATGTCCTTCGCCTTCAATACAGTCGGGGTCTATGGAGACCGAAGCGATATCGAGAGACTTCGACGCAAAAGCCGAGCTCACCGCTTTGCGCGTCACGCGATCATGGCACTCAAGCGTCTTGAGAGTGGCTATTCGGAGCAATGAAAGAGCATATTGTCACTGGATGTCTAGCCCAACTTTGGCTCACTGCCGGTAGTGTCTGCTTCTAGGAATCGGTCAACGCAGCGTAAATGACCGACTTGGGGGCGCAAAGCGGCCACCCACGAATCCGCCTCTGAGAGTCTGCTTCGGTGCAGGGTTTCGGATGCCGGCCATCCACGTGGTGGCTGGCGCCGAGGCCGGCGTCCGAAGGGAGCCGTTCTTCACGAGCCCTGTGCACGGCTTGTTGCGAGGATGTTCACGTTCTGGGCTCAGAAGATCGCATAATGTATCGGGCCTTTATCAACGAAAGACAGCAATAACCTTGCTATCCAACGGCTGCCATGCGATTCTTCGGGCATGATCCGAGGGAGATGAGGATGTCGGAAACGATGCTTGCAGCGCTTACCAACATTCGGACCGCGGAAGATATGATCGTGGCCTTTCGCGATGAGGAGCAGTGTCGGAGGTTGCTGGAAAGCATGGTGTGGCCGGCTGGGAGAGTTTGCCCTGCCTGTGGTTACAAACGCTCGATTGCGATAGCCGGGCGCGATACTGGCAAGCGGCGTGCGCGTCCGGGTCTCTATCAATGTTCCAGCGGCGATTGCCGGTTCCAGTTCACGGTGACGACCCACACGCCCCTGCATTCCACAAAGCTACCTTTGAGTGTCTGGCTGAAGGGCATGTGGCTTATGCTGCAGTCGGATAAAGGTTTGTCCTCGGTGCGCCTGGCCGAGGCTCTGGGGGTGAGCCAACCCACGGCCTGGCGGATGGGACACGCGCTGCGTCTCATGGCGGCGCGCGAGCACATGCTCGATGGCACGGTGGAGATCGACCATTTTCATCTCGGTGGGCGGCCAAGAATAAATCCGGACGATCCACCGCCTGGACGGGGCCGAAAAGGTCAGCCAAATACGCAGAAGACACCGGTCATGGCGATGGTGCAGCGACCAGATGACGTCACACCCGGTACTCCGGCCGGTGACGCGCGTGCTGCGGTGGTGACTGGTCTTTCGCTACGTGCAGCGGCGCGCGCCGCCGAAACGCAGATCGAACCCCATGCCTGTTTGATGAGCGATGAGGCGACGGCGTTCATAGCCCTTGGCGAGAACCATGCCAGGCATGACACCGTGAAGCATTCCAGCCGCGAATACGTTCGGGACGCCGTTCATGTCAATTCGGTCGAAGGTTTCAATTCCCGCGTCCGCCGCACAATTGCTGGCGTCTTTCATCATATCAGCCCGCAGCACGCCGACCTGTATTTGCACGAGATCGGCTTCCGCTGGTCACAGCGCATTGTTACGGGCCAGGCAGTGCGGAAAAGCCGAAATGGCAGGGAACGCATGAAAACCCTGTGGTCGCGGGTGCCGCCGGCGCTGCAATTGCTGCAAGTCTTTCGCGCCGCTACCGGCCGTCAAATGCGCAGAAGTCCGGATGGTGGGGTCATCGTCAAATCAGCCGTCGCTGTCTTTGGTTGATAAAGGCCATGTATCGTCGGGAACTTCTATGTGGCCTTCTTTATTGTCCTCATTGCCGAAGAGGCTGGCGCATCATCGGCTCTATGCGTTTGCCGCGCGATCACTGACAGCGCCGTCAGGATAATGCGACGATCGCGTCCAAACCGCTGCGATGCCGCGAATCGCCGGCGCGTTGGCTCATGGCATTCCTACGAGTTCAGCGGTAAAAGGTCCTTCACCCGACGCAGGGATCGCGCGGCGAGGCTCAAGCGCTTTACTTGCCGCGACGTTTGCGACGCTGGCCAAGGCCCATTTCCTTGGCGAGGCGCGACCTGGCTTCGGCGTAAGCGGGTGCGACCATCGGGTAGTCTGCCGGCAGATCCCACTTCTCGCGGTACTCTTCCGGGGAAAGACTGTGATGGGTCATCAGGTGGCGCTTCAGCGACTTGAAGGTGCCGCCGCATTCGAGGCACGTGATCTGATCGTCCTGCACCGACTTGCGGACCGAGACCGCAGGCTTCGGCTTCTCAACGGGAACAACCACCGGCGCGGGGGCTGTGGTGTTGTTGAGCGCGGAATGGACGTCGGCGATAAGCGTCGGAAGCTCGGCAACCGGAACCACATGGTTGCTCACATAGGCGGCTACGATTTCCGCGGCCAGCTCAACAAAGAGTTCGTTGCTCGCACCGAGCGTGGTTGCTGTCATTTTCTTCTCCTATCGGAAGTCAGGATGGGAAACCGTCACCAGGCGGCCGAGAACGGCGACCATTTTTCGGTTGCTCGACTAACACTGATCAAGGAAATGTCAAAACTAAAATCCGGAAGTAGCTACTCTATTCAGCACAAAAGTGGCCGCGCTTGAAATCTGATTGGAAACTGAGAGACCGAATCTGCGCTGAAAGTTATCGCTTGTAGTCGGGGCGTGGGCGAATTCATGGGAGAGCCGAAAACTTTCGGCAAAATTGTGGACTTTTATCTTCGACGGCAGCAAGCCAGGTTGAACATAGATTAATTTCCGTGAACTCGGATTGATCCAGGATGAGGCAACTCAATGCAGTCCGTTCGCCTTTTTGCTGAAGTAGATGCTGACGGACTCCACCA is a genomic window containing:
- the mucR gene encoding exopolysaccharide biosynthesis transcriptional regulator MucR, with product MTATTLGASNELFVELAAEIVAAYVSNHVVPVAELPTLIADVHSALNNTTAPAPVVVPVEKPKPAVSVRKSVQDDQITCLECGGTFKSLKRHLMTHHSLSPEEYREKWDLPADYPMVAPAYAEARSRLAKEMGLGQRRKRRGK
- a CDS encoding IS1595 family transposase, which gives rise to MSETMLAALTNIRTAEDMIVAFRDEEQCRRLLESMVWPAGRVCPACGYKRSIAIAGRDTGKRRARPGLYQCSSGDCRFQFTVTTHTPLHSTKLPLSVWLKGMWLMLQSDKGLSSVRLAEALGVSQPTAWRMGHALRLMAAREHMLDGTVEIDHFHLGGRPRINPDDPPPGRGRKGQPNTQKTPVMAMVQRPDDVTPGTPAGDARAAVVTGLSLRAAARAAETQIEPHACLMSDEATAFIALGENHARHDTVKHSSREYVRDAVHVNSVEGFNSRVRRTIAGVFHHISPQHADLYLHEIGFRWSQRIVTGQAVRKSRNGRERMKTLWSRVPPALQLLQVFRAATGRQMRRSPDGGVIVKSAVAVFG
- a CDS encoding NERD domain-containing protein; its protein translation is MSSIVSWLDQQKTASIVFANIELGGRQIDCIIATADSVSVVEVKTSRLPIRGDVNGTWMRLSASGEWKDYTNAYQQAVGAKNLVRDAMQAAKPVGNFYPDGYVVFTAPIPKGSVVTPGNFKALVTTIDLFPRQLKTVGASPWSIADWEAFARRLKLSSVTLDQAMAGTESREELDLLGRYAAAVAAEYGRDGKSWLPETDDQRTELMNAAAADAGCFISGPSGCGKSLMAKWLAASFAEAGHPTFFIAAKNFTGSWAECLRREVGLLTDSAPAKLYRAVAHSDRPVFLIVDGVNEFGATAPEALRGVRALARRMGALLVITGQDAKPEEFAGLRGVAVARPSLELKQRIARVVGGQLTPVALQVLRAVGSGIEAGLIGEIGGGLKVNVTRLLLIDQYIRKRLAGHARAGSFGLRRLASSLHTQIAFSMAEANFDDFMRAEGLGFAECDALFAVGLLVRRAGRVSFSHEMILNACAAFDLARAAASDPKSFGQLLSAPILEPIAGDIVAAIEDAAVSQGVLSEVMSSSLLGDAARGHFGPVAASTAWDLLNEATEDCVDEIRNARLELSKKGDSVLISWDEATRREWTHPEMARFRALGRLAVHGPGLEIFLRLCAEIDARLATERRRWADFARDQRYPIRSQSFALTYYGFGESVGFTEIARSTRRGFEPSSKEKQAFPIKLEELTSGQLHFFLEARRVFFDGNDSEFAEHLIYLFRERFRWEPYHVQLVMLNSIGYARWAPQGVLERLIEAINSLEVNPANWAINSSVIDALKILGALDVEAEDSRAQVKAELASVLVDDEDAVDNDLALSLCLRMFDHPFDSIYGEEIYKLDEELRRRLYRRALRASNIKSSTNLDWLAREVASFGDCTDAALLRPLTALPSRTNPFPQEEWGSFATATRFVGRHHAELEPLEPTTSEEDCLIAIRFLIYAVEAKRPADAEEARLAWVRLHKMPAQLVVGCLSEIQKALCYRFIPSDRVDAYPPLDLVAAYPSDCLSVSRCFIDDGVDAQFYHQVPHREDGMSFAFNTVGVYGDRSDIERLRRKSRAHRFARHAIMALKRLESGYSEQ